The sequence ACTTGGGGATTCCCAACACGCATCCAGATTATCGAATTCCCTTTAAACTCCTGGGTATTACCTTTAAATAATGTTCCTTCAAATACTTGTTTATTATCAGCCATAACCTTAAGCCAACAACTATCATTTATTATCTTTATTCTTAATAAAGGCTCCCGGTTTACAGTATAATGAGTTAATTCCTGGTTATCTATAACCTTAACTATCCTAATTGAATCAACAGTCTGGGGATTTTGGTCCTCCTGGTGATTTTCCTTTTGGGCTAAAGGTTCATCATTAGTTTCAACAATATCTCTCTGATTTACATCTGTCGTTCGCTCTGATTCTTGTTGCTTGCCAGTAAATTTAAAAAAGTAAACAACTATAGAAAAGACTAATATAGTTCCTATTAGTATTAAAAAAAGCGATTTGTTTTTCCATTTATTTAATTGGGATTCATTATCATTTGCTTCTGGCTTTGTTAATTGTTTATCAATAGAATCCTCTTTTTCTTTTGATGCTTCTTTTATCTCTTTATATTTATTAACAACTTCATCGCCTTTTAAGCCTACACATTCAGCATAGCTTTTAATAAAACCTTTAATGTATACGTCTCCCCCTGGAATTATATCGAAATTTTCATCCTCAA is a genomic window of Koleobacter methoxysyntrophicus containing:
- a CDS encoding helix-turn-helix domain-containing protein; the encoded protein is MGEIGNILKKAREKSGKTLEEVAQQTKIRIKYLKGIEDENFDIIPGGDVYIKGFIKSYAECVGLKGDEVVNKYKEIKEASKEKEDSIDKQLTKPEANDNESQLNKWKNKSLFLILIGTILVFSIVVYFFKFTGKQQESERTTDVNQRDIVETNDEPLAQKENHQEDQNPQTVDSIRIVKVIDNQELTHYTVNREPLLRIKIINDSCWLKVMADNKQVFEGTLFKGNTQEFKGNSIIWMRVGNPQVIELNLNGFNLDVSYQQARNFKFEKVE